Proteins from one Lachnospiraceae bacterium KGMB03038 genomic window:
- a CDS encoding restriction endonuclease subunit S: MDTKALRQKILDLAIRGKLVPQDPNDEPASVLLERIRQEKKKMVEEGKLKAKDIKKDTIIFKGEDNLHYEKFLDGTVKCIEDEIPFEVPEGWAWDRLSNLAAFSGGKTPSTSHREFWDGEILWVTSKDMKSKYITSSQLRLSALGVEQMQMYQPDTLLLVTRSGILRHTLPVSILKERATINQDLKAIVLYMPQLTEYIYVCLKGMEAQLLLKYTKSGTTVENINFNEFQKVLLPIPPLQEMAKIIMAICKAEHIISPIEDSKVELVEYVAKAKAKILDLAIRGKLVPQDPNDEPASVLLKRIRQEKEELIKQGKIKRNKKESVIFKGEDNSYYEKIGEDVCCIDEEIPYDIPDSWEWLRLKNCCIKEIRRGKSPKYTTKSNTLVFAQKCNTKYNGIDTGLALYLDESILDKYPNEEYMHDGDVVVNSTGTGTLGRVGYYRTTDNSLGLPIVPDSHVTIIRGFRSIQTFYLYIFMKANQSVLEKKGEGSTNQKELKPITLKEILVPIPPASEQQRIKNAITTAFAFVEMIEKSLS; this comes from the coding sequence ATGGATACAAAAGCACTGAGACAAAAAATACTTGACCTTGCGATTCGTGGCAAACTGGTGCCGCAGGATCCGAATGATGAGCCGGCTTCTGTACTTCTGGAACGAATCCGACAAGAAAAAAAGAAAATGGTTGAAGAAGGAAAACTAAAGGCAAAGGATATCAAGAAGGACACAATTATCTTTAAGGGTGAGGATAATTTACATTATGAGAAGTTCTTGGACGGAACAGTGAAATGTATTGAAGATGAGATACCGTTTGAGGTGCCGGAAGGGTGGGCATGGGATCGCTTATCCAATCTTGCTGCCTTTTCCGGAGGGAAAACGCCTTCAACATCTCATCGAGAATTTTGGGATGGAGAGATTCTTTGGGTAACATCCAAAGACATGAAAAGCAAATATATAACTTCTTCACAGTTACGATTGAGCGCATTGGGCGTAGAACAAATGCAGATGTACCAACCAGATACATTATTACTCGTTACACGTAGTGGAATCCTAAGACATACATTGCCAGTATCTATTCTCAAAGAACGAGCAACAATCAATCAGGATCTAAAGGCCATTGTTCTCTATATGCCACAACTTACAGAATACATTTATGTATGTCTAAAGGGCATGGAGGCACAGTTACTTCTAAAATATACTAAGTCAGGTACAACTGTAGAAAATATAAATTTTAACGAATTTCAAAAGGTATTGCTTCCGATCCCTCCTTTACAAGAAATGGCTAAAATAATAATGGCTATTTGTAAAGCAGAACATATTATTTCTCCTATCGAAGATAGCAAAGTAGAATTGGTAGAATATGTAGCAAAAGCGAAAGCAAAAATTCTTGATCTTGCTATCCGTGGTAAACTTGTACCTCAGGATCCTAACGATGAACCAGCTTCTGTTCTTCTGAAACGTATACGACAAGAAAAAGAAGAGCTCATCAAACAGGGCAAAATCAAGCGTAATAAGAAGGAGTCTGTTATCTTTAAAGGTGAGGATAACTCTTATTATGAGAAGATTGGAGAAGATGTGTGTTGTATTGACGAAGAAATACCATATGATATTCCTGACTCATGGGAATGGTTGCGGCTGAAGAATTGCTGTATTAAGGAAATTCGTCGTGGAAAATCGCCAAAATATACCACGAAAAGTAATACGCTTGTTTTTGCACAAAAATGTAATACAAAATATAATGGCATCGATACCGGGCTAGCATTGTATCTGGATGAAAGCATATTAGACAAATACCCGAATGAAGAATATATGCATGATGGTGATGTGGTAGTCAACTCTACTGGCACAGGTACTTTAGGGCGTGTTGGATACTACAGAACGACTGACAACAGTCTCGGTTTACCGATAGTGCCGGATTCGCATGTAACCATTATTCGTGGATTTCGCAGCATACAAACATTTTATCTGTATATATTTATGAAAGCAAACCAAAGTGTGCTTGAGAAAAAAGGTGAAGGTTCCACAAATCAAAAAGAGCTAAAACCAATAACGTTGAAAGAAATACTGGTTCCAATTCCACCAGCCTCTGAGCAACAACGGATTAAAAATGCTATTACTACTGCATTTGCCTTTGTTGAAATGATAGAAAAGAGCCTTAGTTGA
- a CDS encoding N-6 DNA methylase, whose translation MNNQEIVAKLWGLCNVLRDDGITYHQYVTELTYILFLKMCKETDSEEVIPEEYRWDKLVGKQGIELKKFYKELLEKLGESTGRVREIYQGAQTNIDEPKNLEKIIVTIDQFDWYTAKEEGLGNLYEGLLEKNANEKKSGAGQYFTPRVLINIMTRLIAPQAGEHCNDPACGTFGFMIAADRYVKEHTDNLFDLSVDEQEFQRTQAFSGCELVHDTHRLALMNAMLHDISGPIYLGDTLSNYGKQMKGYDVVLTNPPFGTKRGGERATRDDFTYPTSNKQLNFLQHIYRSLKTTGTARAAVVLPDNVLFADGDGEKIRRDLMEKCNLHTILRLPTGIFYAQGVKTNVLFFTRGKTDSGNTKETWIYDLRSDMPSFGKTNPLKEEHFEEFVKCYADGDISSRTETYSEENPNGRWRKFTYEEILARDKTSLDITWIKTESTADDYTLAELLEMIKEKSSNIAKAVAQLEELIGEVEE comes from the coding sequence GTGAATAATCAGGAGATAGTGGCTAAATTATGGGGATTATGTAATGTGCTACGGGATGATGGAATTACTTATCATCAGTATGTGACAGAGCTTACATATATTCTGTTCTTGAAAATGTGCAAAGAGACCGACAGTGAGGAAGTAATTCCCGAAGAGTATCGTTGGGATAAATTAGTTGGTAAACAAGGGATTGAATTGAAAAAATTCTATAAGGAACTATTGGAGAAGCTTGGAGAAAGTACTGGACGTGTACGAGAGATTTATCAAGGGGCGCAGACAAATATAGACGAGCCTAAAAATTTAGAGAAAATCATCGTTACCATTGATCAATTTGATTGGTACACGGCGAAAGAAGAAGGGCTGGGGAATTTATACGAAGGATTACTTGAAAAGAATGCAAATGAGAAAAAATCTGGAGCAGGTCAGTATTTTACCCCTCGCGTTTTGATAAATATAATGACACGCTTGATTGCGCCACAAGCGGGAGAGCACTGCAATGATCCCGCGTGTGGAACATTCGGATTTATGATTGCGGCAGATCGATATGTAAAAGAACACACCGATAATTTATTTGATTTGTCTGTGGACGAGCAGGAGTTTCAACGTACACAGGCTTTTTCAGGTTGTGAATTAGTACATGATACACACCGGTTAGCATTGATGAATGCCATGCTTCATGATATAAGTGGCCCGATTTATCTTGGGGATACGCTGTCAAATTATGGAAAGCAAATGAAAGGATATGATGTCGTACTGACGAATCCCCCTTTTGGCACGAAAAGGGGAGGAGAACGTGCAACTCGCGATGACTTTACATATCCGACCAGTAATAAGCAGTTAAATTTCTTACAGCATATTTATCGCAGTTTGAAAACTACCGGAACTGCCCGTGCTGCTGTTGTACTTCCAGATAATGTATTATTTGCTGATGGTGATGGAGAAAAAATCCGGCGGGATTTAATGGAAAAATGTAATCTACATACAATTCTGCGGTTGCCAACCGGAATTTTTTATGCGCAGGGTGTTAAGACAAATGTTTTGTTTTTTACAAGAGGAAAGACGGACTCCGGAAATACAAAAGAAACATGGATTTATGATCTTCGTTCAGATATGCCTTCGTTTGGAAAGACGAACCCGTTGAAAGAGGAGCATTTTGAAGAGTTTGTAAAGTGCTATGCAGACGGTGATATTTCTTCCAGAACAGAAACATACAGCGAAGAGAATCCGAATGGAAGATGGCGGAAATTTACTTATGAAGAAATCCTCGCAAGAGATAAGACAAGTCTGGATATTACATGGATTAAAACAGAAAGCACTGCAGATGATTATACCCTTGCAGAGTTATTAGAGATGATAAAAGAAAAATCATCCAATATTGCTAAGGCAGTGGCACAGTTGGAAGAATTGATAGGTGAGGTAGAGGAATAA
- the hsdR gene encoding type I restriction-modification system endonuclease, with protein MKSNFDFLNKYWPALAQVGATAEHYLYSDPNACIYKLGMFSERLILEIFAFEHIAEPNYDNTHANRIRLLKREKLIPKKIDDVLYALRKKRNDAVHNYTDSEDTAKTLLSLAYNLAVWFMEVYGDWNYEPQGFVMPVKEDEIDYAALIEEQEKKIAELTKQVTAARTNVSGTSVKQRVEKSEVASEGMELSEAQTRMLIDEQLQRVGWEADTNHLRYSKGTRPQKGRNIAIAEWPTGSSVGNTGYVDYMLFAGEKMVGVIEVKKAAVDVPSVLSDQCADYAQMIRLEHYQYAISNWGKYRVPFLFATNGRKYLKQLETKSGIWFRDVRQPNMPDKALHGWISPQGILELLEKDIPTANTVLNNTPYDLLRDPDGLNLREYQIRAIEAAEQEVINGKQTVLLSMATGTGKTRTILGMIYRFIKSERFKHVLFLVDRTALGDQATDVFKEVKIEELMTLDSIYNIKGLDEKEIDRETKIHVATVQSLVKRLLYNESEQVLSVTDYDLIIVDEAHRGYILDKEMSEAELLYRDQDDYVSKYRTVIEYFDAVKIALTATPALHTTEIFGKPVFDYSYREAVIDGYLVDHDAPHDIRTKLRNEGIQYKKGESLAIYDPISGEILNSDELEDDMKFEIDSFNRKVITENFNRAVFNEIAWDLDPDGEGKTLIYAVDDDHADMIVKILQDIYIEGNVSKEVVKKITGSIAGGNKKKIREAIRKFKNEQNPKIVVTVDLLTTGIDVPEITNLVFMRRIKSRILFEQMLGRATRLCPKIDKTHFEIYDPVGVYETLQDVSKMKPVVVNPNTTFADLIHGVEILESPDEISYQIEMIVAKLRRKQRNISVKGLEQFQHLTGGKTPEEFGNELRENTAQDAKESILWRKDAFEILDRDNGNRRPGRIVDQHPDEVVSHRRGYGEGQKPEDYIEAFKQFIRSNFNEIAALKTVCTKPAELTRADLKSLRLELERHNFTVKQLNSAWNAMTNQDIAADIIAFIRQQAIGSVLVSHETRVKNAFAKLKLNHEFNKNQLEWLKRIEKVLLDESVLDEKIFEVGAFRNAGGFTIIDRRFGGKLRDIIGELNEYLYEDGGSIA; from the coding sequence ATGAAATCAAATTTTGATTTTTTAAATAAGTATTGGCCAGCCCTTGCTCAAGTGGGAGCAACTGCCGAGCATTATTTGTATTCAGATCCGAATGCGTGTATTTATAAGCTGGGAATGTTTAGTGAACGCCTGATTCTTGAAATATTTGCATTTGAACATATTGCTGAACCGAATTATGATAATACTCACGCAAATCGTATTCGTTTATTAAAGCGAGAAAAATTGATACCGAAAAAGATAGATGATGTTTTATATGCACTTCGTAAAAAACGTAATGATGCAGTACATAATTATACTGATTCCGAAGATACAGCAAAAACCTTGTTGTCATTAGCATATAACCTTGCCGTATGGTTCATGGAGGTTTACGGAGATTGGAATTATGAACCGCAAGGATTTGTTATGCCTGTTAAGGAAGATGAAATCGATTATGCGGCACTGATTGAAGAACAAGAGAAAAAAATTGCTGAATTGACAAAACAGGTGACAGCGGCACGGACAAATGTTTCTGGAACTTCTGTGAAACAGCGTGTCGAAAAATCAGAAGTAGCGTCTGAAGGGATGGAACTTTCAGAAGCACAGACGCGGATGCTTATTGACGAACAATTACAGCGTGTTGGATGGGAAGCAGATACAAACCATTTACGCTATTCGAAAGGCACTCGTCCTCAGAAGGGCAGAAATATAGCAATTGCGGAATGGCCTACGGGTTCTTCGGTCGGAAACACAGGCTATGTAGATTATATGCTTTTTGCTGGCGAAAAAATGGTTGGTGTAATAGAAGTGAAGAAAGCAGCGGTAGATGTTCCGTCGGTGTTGTCAGATCAATGTGCAGATTATGCGCAAATGATTCGATTAGAGCACTACCAGTATGCAATTTCTAATTGGGGGAAATATAGAGTTCCATTTTTATTTGCAACGAATGGAAGAAAATATCTGAAACAGCTTGAAACAAAATCAGGAATATGGTTTCGGGATGTAAGACAGCCCAATATGCCAGATAAGGCACTACATGGCTGGATAAGCCCACAGGGGATATTAGAATTATTAGAAAAAGACATTCCAACAGCAAATACCGTTTTGAATAATACCCCATATGATCTGCTCCGTGATCCGGATGGATTGAATCTGCGAGAATATCAGATTAGAGCGATTGAAGCGGCAGAGCAGGAAGTTATCAATGGAAAGCAGACAGTTTTGCTTTCTATGGCAACAGGAACGGGAAAGACCAGAACAATTCTTGGTATGATTTATCGGTTTATTAAAAGTGAGCGTTTTAAGCATGTCCTTTTTTTGGTGGACAGAACAGCACTTGGTGATCAGGCAACAGATGTATTTAAGGAAGTAAAAATAGAAGAACTAATGACCTTGGATTCTATTTATAATATCAAAGGGTTGGACGAAAAAGAAATTGACCGGGAAACGAAGATACATGTTGCAACTGTTCAAAGCCTTGTAAAACGCCTTCTTTATAATGAAAGTGAACAGGTACTGTCTGTTACAGATTATGATTTGATAATAGTAGATGAAGCGCATCGCGGATATATTCTCGACAAAGAAATGAGTGAGGCAGAGTTGCTTTATCGGGATCAGGATGATTATGTCAGTAAATATAGAACAGTTATTGAATACTTCGATGCGGTTAAGATTGCACTTACAGCAACGCCAGCGTTGCATACAACGGAAATATTTGGGAAACCGGTGTTTGATTATTCGTATCGCGAGGCTGTGATTGACGGATATTTGGTCGATCATGATGCGCCGCATGATATTCGGACAAAGCTCCGCAACGAGGGCATTCAATATAAAAAAGGGGAAAGCTTGGCAATTTATGATCCGATATCAGGAGAAATTCTGAACAGTGATGAATTAGAAGATGATATGAAGTTTGAGATTGATTCGTTTAATCGGAAAGTCATTACAGAAAACTTTAATCGCGCTGTATTCAATGAAATTGCCTGGGATTTGGATCCGGATGGAGAGGGCAAAACGTTAATATATGCAGTAGATGATGATCATGCTGATATGATTGTAAAAATATTGCAGGATATTTATATCGAAGGCAATGTATCTAAAGAAGTTGTAAAAAAGATTACAGGAAGTATTGCCGGAGGAAATAAGAAGAAAATCAGAGAGGCTATTAGAAAATTTAAGAACGAGCAGAATCCCAAAATCGTAGTTACGGTTGATTTGCTTACGACGGGGATTGACGTACCTGAAATTACTAATCTGGTATTTATGCGCCGTATTAAGTCGAGAATTTTATTTGAGCAAATGCTGGGGCGTGCGACTAGATTATGCCCGAAAATTGACAAGACACATTTTGAAATATACGATCCTGTAGGAGTGTACGAAACACTGCAGGATGTTAGTAAAATGAAACCGGTTGTGGTGAATCCGAATACGACATTTGCGGATTTGATACATGGTGTGGAGATTTTAGAATCACCGGATGAAATTTCTTATCAAATTGAAATGATAGTGGCGAAACTCCGGAGAAAACAAAGAAATATAAGCGTAAAGGGTTTGGAGCAGTTTCAACATTTGACCGGAGGGAAAACGCCGGAAGAATTTGGAAATGAACTACGTGAAAATACTGCTCAGGATGCCAAGGAAAGTATTTTATGGCGAAAAGATGCATTTGAAATACTGGATAGAGATAATGGGAATCGAAGGCCGGGAAGGATTGTAGACCAACATCCAGATGAAGTTGTCAGCCATAGACGAGGATATGGAGAAGGGCAGAAGCCGGAGGATTATATAGAGGCTTTCAAACAGTTTATTCGGAGTAATTTTAATGAAATTGCCGCTTTGAAAACGGTATGTACCAAACCGGCTGAATTAACTCGTGCCGATTTAAAAAGTCTTCGATTAGAACTTGAAAGACATAATTTTACAGTTAAGCAATTAAATTCTGCGTGGAATGCTATGACAAATCAAGATATCGCGGCAGATATTATTGCGTTTATCCGCCAGCAGGCAATTGGATCTGTATTAGTAAGTCATGAAACAAGGGTAAAAAATGCTTTTGCAAAACTTAAGCTAAATCATGAGTTTAATAAGAATCAACTTGAATGGCTAAAAAGAATCGAAAAGGTTTTGTTAGACGAAAGTGTCTTAGATGAAAAAATTTTTGAAGTCGGGGCATTTAGAAATGCCGGAGGCTTTACAATTATTGATCGTCGCTTTGGAGGGAAACTCCGCGACATCATTGGTGAGCTCAATGAATATTTATATGAAGACGGAGGAAGTATTGCGTGA
- a CDS encoding TetR/AcrR family transcriptional regulator yields the protein MPPKQKTTKDMILNTVLEITRETGFEAVNARSIASRLKCSTRPIFTCYENMEDLKKSFLYFAFQFYEGYAADYHASRTDVPYLALPLSYVDFAREETHLFKLLFMTDMDLYMEETKDFYKEIGNEEKAKTFSDQIGMGLEQGRRIFLDLFLYSHGIAVLTATGKLALDTDTVQVMLQNLLDSLH from the coding sequence ATGCCTCCAAAACAAAAAACAACAAAAGATATGATTTTAAACACCGTCTTAGAGATCACAAGAGAAACCGGATTTGAGGCGGTAAACGCAAGAAGTATCGCCAGCCGGTTAAAATGTTCGACCCGCCCTATTTTTACTTGCTATGAAAATATGGAAGACTTAAAAAAATCCTTCCTTTACTTTGCGTTTCAGTTCTATGAAGGGTATGCGGCCGATTATCACGCCTCCAGAACAGACGTCCCTTATTTAGCCCTTCCTCTTTCCTATGTAGACTTTGCCAGGGAGGAAACCCATCTATTCAAACTTCTGTTTATGACTGACATGGATCTCTATATGGAAGAAACAAAAGATTTCTATAAAGAAATCGGGAACGAAGAAAAGGCCAAAACTTTTTCAGATCAGATTGGTATGGGATTGGAGCAGGGCAGACGTATTTTCCTGGATCTGTTTCTTTACAGCCATGGCATAGCCGTTTTGACAGCCACTGGGAAACTAGCGTTAGACACAGATACTGTCCAGGTCATGCTCCAAAATTTATTAGACTCCCTTCACTAG
- a CDS encoding class I SAM-dependent methyltransferase: METNSYLIDFYNTYDEDSRLTSRHGSVEFLTTMRYIQKYLETDSRILEIGAGTGRYSHALARQGYLVDAVELIQHNIDIFQKNSSPEEKISIIQGNALDLSAFSDDQYDITLLLGPLYHLYSKGDKRQAIREAIRVTKPGGVVFAAYVISDGCLLDEGFHRGNINVAEYIGQGLLDSATFAATSKPKDLFELVRKEDIDDLMSVFPVTRLHYIAADGCSLFMREAIDQMDPETFQLYLNYHFATCEREDLSGVTSHALDIFKKGW; the protein is encoded by the coding sequence ATGGAAACGAATTCTTATCTGATTGATTTTTATAATACTTATGACGAGGACAGCCGGCTTACTTCCAGACACGGAAGCGTTGAATTTCTCACCACCATGCGCTATATACAGAAATACCTGGAAACAGACAGCCGTATACTTGAAATCGGCGCCGGTACAGGAAGGTATTCTCACGCCCTGGCGCGCCAGGGATATCTTGTTGATGCCGTGGAATTGATCCAACATAACATAGATATTTTTCAAAAAAATAGTTCCCCGGAAGAAAAAATCTCCATTATCCAGGGAAACGCTTTGGATCTATCTGCTTTTTCTGATGACCAATATGATATTACATTATTATTAGGCCCTCTTTATCATCTTTATAGCAAGGGGGATAAGCGGCAGGCGATCCGGGAAGCGATTCGGGTCACCAAACCAGGCGGCGTTGTTTTCGCTGCATACGTTATCTCCGATGGGTGTCTGCTGGATGAAGGTTTCCACCGCGGAAATATCAATGTCGCTGAATATATAGGACAGGGGCTTCTCGATTCCGCAACATTCGCCGCCACATCCAAGCCAAAGGATTTATTTGAGCTTGTCCGCAAAGAAGATATTGATGATCTTATGTCTGTCTTCCCTGTAACCAGACTCCACTATATCGCGGCCGATGGCTGTTCCCTTTTTATGCGTGAGGCGATCGACCAAATGGATCCTGAGACTTTTCAGCTCTATTTAAACTACCATTTCGCCACCTGTGAACGGGAAGATCTCTCCGGCGTTACAAGCCACGCGCTGGACATTTTTAAGAAGGGATGGTGA
- a CDS encoding ATP-dependent Clp protease proteolytic subunit translates to MTTPMIIKETSNGYIAHAIQDEMLLHREVECVGAINEDSVNSLILQLRYLERIDPDEEITIYINSPGGEVSSGLALYDVMKAVRCPIRTVCVGLAASMGAVLFAAGDQREMLAHSRVMIHDPLIAGGGIRGSATYLDAQVKDLMNTRQIIAGILSEHTHRTVEEVLERTAKDTYFYAEDAIAFGLADKIITRL, encoded by the coding sequence ATGACGACACCGATGATCATTAAAGAAACCAGCAATGGATACATTGCCCATGCCATCCAGGATGAGATGCTGCTGCACAGGGAGGTAGAGTGTGTGGGAGCCATTAATGAGGATTCTGTAAACTCCCTTATCCTCCAGCTCCGCTATCTGGAACGGATAGACCCGGATGAAGAGATCACGATCTACATCAACAGCCCCGGAGGGGAAGTCTCCAGCGGCTTGGCACTCTATGATGTGATGAAGGCGGTCCGATGTCCGATCCGTACGGTGTGCGTAGGACTTGCGGCGAGTATGGGGGCGGTCCTGTTCGCGGCGGGAGATCAGAGAGAAATGCTTGCCCACTCCCGTGTGATGATCCATGATCCCCTGATCGCGGGGGGCGGGATCCGGGGAAGCGCCACCTACTTGGATGCCCAGGTGAAAGACCTGATGAATACAAGACAGATCATTGCCGGGATTTTATCCGAACATACCCACCGCACGGTGGAAGAAGTGCTGGAGCGGACAGCGAAGGACACTTATTTCTACGCGGAAGACGCAATCGCGTTTGGGCTTGCGGATAAGATCATCACACGATTATAG
- a CDS encoding putative ABC transporter permease, with protein MRENTFREKLRAYFFYFILYSVIGWIYEVFLEVAVYRWGFSNRGALFGPYCIIYGVGALILLFSLGNLQRKRICLGKVNITPVLVFIGIVVITTVVELIGSYIMEFTTGEWMWDYRRFAFNFQGRIALNPSIRFGIGGMVFLYVLQPLFVKLTEKMSKKTFNIVTGILAVLFLADVIAYVIK; from the coding sequence ATGAGAGAGAATACATTTAGAGAGAAACTGCGGGCATATTTTTTCTATTTTATACTCTATTCCGTAATTGGATGGATTTACGAAGTTTTCCTGGAAGTTGCAGTGTACAGATGGGGATTTTCCAATCGAGGCGCTTTATTTGGCCCATACTGCATCATCTATGGAGTGGGAGCGCTGATCTTGCTTTTTTCCCTAGGGAACTTGCAGAGAAAGCGGATATGTCTGGGGAAGGTCAATATTACTCCGGTTCTGGTTTTTATAGGGATCGTAGTGATCACCACCGTTGTGGAATTGATCGGAAGCTATATCATGGAATTTACGACTGGAGAATGGATGTGGGATTACCGGAGATTTGCCTTTAATTTCCAAGGGCGGATTGCGCTGAACCCAAGTATCCGGTTTGGGATTGGCGGGATGGTCTTTCTATATGTGCTTCAGCCGTTGTTCGTGAAGCTGACAGAAAAGATGTCCAAAAAGACCTTTAACATTGTGACCGGAATTCTGGCAGTGCTGTTCCTGGCAGATGTGATCGCCTATGTAATAAAATAG
- the proC gene encoding pyrroline-5-carboxylate reductase: MKRRLWNYRSIIDDRNEDGRGGAGHGQKHWIHWRRKYGGRHDQGDAWKRNVQAEEITVYNRTKERAEYLAQTYGVSGSGKLEEAVRDRDLLILAVSEAGVSEVCQRLKPMMKESTVFASICAGSGIRDYQALLGEDKKIVSVMPNTLTETGYGYSAFCKSQTVTEQDLDLLRQVLEAIGQVLEVREEMFDVFTAYSSAGPAFILEFLNAMIDAGVRAGFSRKEARKLCLSNLMGTALQVEKAGDHPLEVLDRMTSPGGVTIEAVYAMNRTGMYGAIMESVADTVARAKKE; encoded by the coding sequence ATAAAGCGAAGATTGTGGAATTATAGATCCATAATTGATGATAGAAACGAAGATGGAAGAGGAGGAGCGGGACATGGGCAGAAACATTGGATTCATTGGCGGCGGAAGTATGGCGGAAGGCATGATCAAGGGGATGCTTGGAAGCGGAACGTTCAAGCGGAAGAGATCACCGTCTATAACCGGACGAAAGAACGGGCGGAATATCTGGCGCAGACCTATGGAGTCAGCGGCAGCGGTAAGTTGGAAGAGGCGGTAAGGGACAGAGACCTTCTGATCCTGGCGGTCAGTGAGGCGGGCGTCAGCGAAGTGTGTCAAAGGTTAAAGCCGATGATGAAAGAGAGTACCGTGTTCGCTTCTATCTGCGCGGGATCAGGCATCCGGGACTATCAGGCGCTGCTGGGGGAAGATAAGAAGATTGTCAGCGTTATGCCAAATACGCTGACAGAAACAGGATACGGATACAGCGCGTTTTGCAAAAGCCAGACGGTGACAGAACAAGATCTGGATCTTCTGCGGCAGGTATTGGAGGCGATCGGACAAGTACTGGAAGTAAGGGAAGAGATGTTTGATGTGTTCACCGCTTACAGCAGCGCGGGGCCTGCTTTCATACTGGAATTCCTTAACGCGATGATCGATGCCGGAGTGAGAGCTGGATTTTCCAGAAAGGAAGCAAGGAAGCTGTGCCTGTCTAATCTGATGGGAACGGCGCTCCAGGTGGAGAAGGCGGGAGACCATCCCCTGGAAGTGCTGGACCGGATGACCTCCCCTGGCGGGGTCACTATTGAGGCGGTCTACGCTATGAACCGAACCGGAATGTACGGGGCGATTATGGAGAGTGTGGCAGACACGGTAGCCAGAGCCAAGAAAGAGTAA
- a CDS encoding prolyl-tRNA synthetase associated domain-containing protein: MYISQIYTTAPKKGKNPTEDKTFALLEKLHIPYERVENDIVETMEECKEIDKALGTEIRKSIFLCNQKKTSFFLVVLPADKQLDTGALGKKIGVSKLSFAPENKMEEYLGCKPGSASVMGLLNDEDEYVQLIVDKEVAKEEWFGCNSGTNQTHLKIKTQDLLNKFLPRIYHKAKIVEL; the protein is encoded by the coding sequence ATCTATATCAGCCAGATCTATACAACAGCCCCTAAGAAGGGGAAAAACCCGACAGAGGATAAAACTTTTGCGCTGCTCGAAAAACTGCATATTCCCTATGAGCGTGTAGAAAATGACATAGTGGAGACGATGGAAGAGTGTAAGGAAATCGATAAAGCGCTGGGAACGGAGATCCGGAAGAGCATCTTTCTTTGTAATCAGAAAAAGACGAGTTTCTTTTTGGTAGTGCTGCCGGCGGATAAACAGCTGGATACAGGGGCGCTGGGAAAGAAAATCGGTGTGTCCAAATTATCGTTTGCCCCGGAAAATAAAATGGAGGAATACTTGGGCTGTAAACCTGGTTCTGCTTCTGTTATGGGACTTTTGAATGATGAGGATGAGTATGTTCAATTGATCGTGGACAAGGAAGTGGCAAAAGAAGAGTGGTTTGGCTGCAATTCCGGGACGAATCAGACCCATTTAAAGATAAAGACCCAGGATCTTTTGAACAAATTTCTTCCGCGGATTTACCATAAAGCGAAGATTGTGGAATTATAG
- a CDS encoding 4-oxalocrotonate tautomerase family enzyme gives MLMLEQESSKAWEGKHMPHISVKLYPGRSQEMKENLAHKLQECLAEESGCWGTKDISVSFEEIGPEGFEDAVKKDLKPEELILTSEFVR, from the coding sequence ATGTTAATGTTAGAACAGGAATCATCAAAAGCATGGGAGGGAAAACATATGCCACATATCAGCGTAAAATTATATCCGGGAAGAAGCCAGGAGATGAAAGAAAATCTGGCCCACAAACTGCAGGAGTGCCTGGCGGAGGAATCCGGCTGCTGGGGAACGAAGGATATCTCAGTTTCTTTTGAGGAGATCGGTCCGGAAGGATTTGAGGACGCTGTGAAAAAGGATCTGAAACCGGAAGAATTGATCCTGACCTCTGAGTTTGTCCGCTAG